The following are encoded together in the Kineosporiaceae bacterium genome:
- a CDS encoding EamA family transporter: MVAVIWGTNFVVIEAGLADMPPLLFLVIRFVVVLFPALLIVPRPAVGWRDLAVVGTLMSTAQFSLLYLGLNAGMPVGLASLVVQVQVLLTVLIARVVLRERPTRRQVAGVLLGAAGLAIVAVGRSAATPLDSLLLTVAAALCWAAGNVASRRLGVVSGLSMTVWSGVVVPLPLLLLSLLVEGPQRIGDALAHVPLSAIGSTLFTAYLSSLVGYGVWNSLLARHTAAAVAPFTLLIPAVGLITAWLVHGELPNPAEASGGVLLVLGVGISVLRRAPAERVRRSAP, translated from the coding sequence ATGGTCGCCGTCATCTGGGGGACCAACTTCGTCGTGATCGAGGCCGGGCTGGCCGACATGCCGCCGTTGCTCTTCCTGGTGATCCGGTTCGTGGTGGTGCTGTTCCCGGCTCTGCTGATCGTGCCGCGCCCGGCGGTGGGCTGGCGTGATCTCGCCGTGGTCGGCACCTTGATGAGTACGGCGCAGTTCTCCTTGCTCTACCTCGGCCTGAACGCCGGGATGCCGGTCGGGCTGGCCTCGCTCGTGGTGCAGGTGCAGGTGTTGCTGACGGTGCTCATCGCCCGGGTGGTGCTGCGCGAACGCCCGACCCGACGTCAGGTAGCGGGCGTACTGCTCGGGGCCGCCGGGCTGGCGATCGTCGCCGTCGGGCGCTCGGCCGCCACCCCGCTGGACTCGTTGCTGCTCACGGTTGCCGCGGCGCTGTGCTGGGCGGCCGGCAACGTGGCCTCGCGTCGGCTCGGCGTCGTCTCGGGGCTGTCGATGACGGTGTGGTCGGGCGTCGTGGTGCCGCTGCCGTTGCTGCTGCTCTCGCTGCTGGTCGAGGGGCCGCAGCGGATCGGCGATGCCCTCGCCCACGTTCCGCTGAGCGCGATCGGCTCGACGCTCTTCACCGCGTATCTGTCCTCGCTGGTGGGCTACGGCGTCTGGAACTCGCTGCTGGCCCGCCATACGGCAGCCGCCGTGGCCCCGTTCACGTTGCTCATCCCGGCCGTGGGGCTGATCACCGCGTGGCTGGTGCACGGCGAACTGCCCAACCCGGCCGAGGCGAGCGGCGGCGTCCTGCTCGTGCTGGGGGTGGGGATCAGCGTGCTCCGGCGAGCTCCCGCTGAGCGGGTGAGGCGAAGCGCACCGTGA
- a CDS encoding HAMP domain-containing histidine kinase, translated as MDQAAAADPRSARRPGLAGRLLVGQVVVLAIGIVAAAVTATAVAPALFHEHLLRAGHHVTDAERSHVEEAFTSAGLLSLGAALIAALIAALAASWYIGRRIRRPLLTLTEAASAVRAGHYDVEVPTGGGAELDTLAAGFNEMAARLGRVEQTRRRLLTDLAHELRTPIATLDGYLEGLEDGVVDWTPQTMTLLRSQTARLTRLADDLREVSRAEEGVITLDLTPCDLLGLVQDAVNSARELFAHKGVRLEVTPPGTSASVEVDRQRMGQVLTNLLGNALRHTPTGGLVQLTGSVGPQGVRVSVEDSGEGITAEHLPHVFDRFYRADPGSGTGVGLTICRALVEAHGGSITAASEGAGHGATFTITLPAGRAGRQPLGS; from the coding sequence ATGGACCAGGCCGCCGCCGCAGACCCGCGGTCGGCGCGGCGTCCCGGACTGGCCGGGCGACTGCTCGTCGGTCAGGTGGTGGTGTTGGCGATCGGCATCGTGGCCGCCGCCGTGACCGCGACCGCGGTGGCCCCGGCGCTGTTCCACGAACACCTGCTGCGGGCCGGCCACCACGTCACGGACGCCGAGCGCAGCCACGTCGAGGAGGCGTTCACCTCGGCTGGTCTGCTCTCGCTCGGCGCCGCACTGATCGCCGCGCTGATCGCCGCGCTCGCGGCGTCCTGGTACATCGGACGACGCATCCGGCGACCACTCCTGACGCTCACCGAGGCCGCTTCGGCGGTGCGGGCCGGACACTACGACGTCGAGGTGCCCACCGGCGGCGGAGCCGAACTCGACACGCTGGCAGCCGGTTTCAACGAGATGGCCGCGCGGCTGGGACGCGTCGAACAGACCAGACGCCGGCTGCTCACCGACCTGGCCCACGAGTTGCGCACGCCGATCGCCACACTGGACGGCTACCTCGAGGGCCTCGAGGACGGGGTCGTCGACTGGACGCCGCAGACCATGACCCTGCTGCGGTCACAGACCGCGCGACTGACCCGCCTCGCCGACGACCTGCGCGAGGTCTCGCGCGCCGAGGAGGGGGTGATCACCCTCGACCTCACGCCGTGCGACCTGCTCGGACTGGTGCAGGATGCCGTGAACTCGGCCCGAGAGCTCTTCGCACACAAGGGTGTTCGGCTCGAGGTCACGCCACCGGGGACGTCGGCATCGGTCGAGGTGGACCGGCAACGGATGGGCCAGGTACTCACCAATCTGCTGGGCAACGCCCTGCGTCACACCCCCACAGGTGGACTGGTGCAGCTGACCGGATCCGTTGGACCGCAAGGCGTCCGGGTGTCGGTGGAGGACTCCGGCGAGGGCATCACCGCCGAACACCTACCCCACGTGTTCGATCGCTTCTACCGCGCCGACCCTGGCAGCGGCACCGGCGTCGGGCTGACCATCTGCCGGGCCCTGGTCGAAGCCCACGGCGGCAGCATCACCGCCGCCTCGGAGGGTGCCGGCCACGGGGCCACCTTCACGATCACCCTGCCGGCCGGCCGAGCCGGCCGACAGCCGCTCGGGAGCTGA
- a CDS encoding response regulator transcription factor: protein MGGQQPHVVGHAHTVHRAPTGDVGQEQDADRGRRRHGGDDRQQGAYLGHERGCGAAGVCRGHGIHSRQRPPPGRRRNPEDSTKIGVGGTLGRVSPHQVLVVDDEVPLARLVAGYLTKAGYEVAMCHTGPDAVTLARDVRPDVIVLDLGLPGLDGLEVCRQVRTFSDCYILMVTARDDEVDTLVGLSVGADDYVTKPFSPRELVARVQVVLRRPRSASAAVPTPVAEEPARRFGALHIDVAGREVHLDGEPITLTRTEFDLLAALSQRPRFAFSRRRLVDEVWGEGWVGDDHLVDVHIGHIRRKLGDDAATPRYVRTVRGVGYRMGEG from the coding sequence ATGGGCGGCCAGCAGCCCCATGTAGTGGGTCATGCTCATACCGTCCATCGCGCCCCCACTGGTGACGTCGGGCAGGAACAGGACGCTGATCGCGGCCGCCGCCGTCACGGCGGTGACGATCGGCAGCAAGGGGCCTACCTGGGGCACGAGCGTGGGTGTGGTGCTGCGGGAGTCTGTCGTGGTCATGGGATTCACTCTCGACAGCGCCCCCCACCGGGACGCCGCAGGAATCCTGAAGATTCGACGAAGATCGGTGTCGGCGGCACACTCGGGCGGGTGAGTCCACACCAGGTTCTCGTGGTCGACGACGAGGTGCCCCTGGCTCGCCTCGTGGCCGGCTATCTGACCAAGGCCGGGTACGAGGTGGCCATGTGCCACACCGGGCCGGACGCCGTGACGCTCGCGCGCGACGTCCGCCCGGACGTGATCGTGCTCGATCTCGGGCTGCCCGGGCTGGACGGGCTCGAGGTGTGCCGTCAGGTGCGCACCTTCTCGGACTGCTACATCCTCATGGTCACCGCCCGGGACGACGAGGTGGACACTCTGGTCGGGCTGTCGGTGGGTGCCGACGACTACGTGACCAAGCCGTTCAGTCCCCGAGAGCTGGTGGCCCGGGTGCAGGTGGTGTTGCGCCGCCCGCGCAGCGCGTCGGCCGCCGTGCCGACCCCGGTGGCCGAGGAACCGGCGCGGCGATTCGGAGCGTTGCACATCGACGTTGCGGGGCGTGAAGTGCATCTGGACGGCGAGCCGATCACCTTGACCCGCACCGAGTTCGACCTACTGGCCGCCTTGTCGCAGCGTCCCCGGTTCGCGTTCAGCCGGCGCCGACTGGTCGACGAGGTGTGGGGCGAGGGCTGGGTCGGCGACGATCACCTGGTCGACGTCCACATCGGGCACATCCGGCGCAAGCTCGGCGACGACGCGGCCACCCCGCGCTACGTCCGCACGGTGCGCGGCGTCGGGTACCGCATGGGTGAGGGGTGA
- a CDS encoding permease: MSMTHYMGLLAAHQPWNLVLFMAIPVILAETLAITELVLLFSTRPPSWVVALSRWAGIAVGPVMVAIGVYLLKNAVIPLTTSGGWRGPVDLIAVLAYLAGALPLIGITLVELGVLGRGEARRARKLHVTFVAVFLVVAHVAMIVGMLDPTIAGWTPQQAMPGGDSMPGMSHTAP; the protein is encoded by the coding sequence ATGAGCATGACCCACTACATGGGGCTGCTGGCCGCCCATCAGCCGTGGAACCTGGTGCTGTTCATGGCGATACCGGTGATCTTGGCCGAGACCTTGGCGATCACCGAGTTGGTGCTGCTGTTCAGCACCCGGCCACCGTCCTGGGTGGTCGCACTGAGCCGGTGGGCCGGGATCGCGGTCGGCCCCGTGATGGTGGCCATCGGGGTCTATCTCCTGAAGAACGCGGTCATCCCGCTGACGACGAGCGGGGGCTGGCGCGGCCCGGTGGACCTGATCGCCGTGCTGGCCTACCTGGCCGGCGCGCTGCCGTTGATCGGGATCACCCTGGTCGAGCTCGGGGTGCTCGGTCGCGGCGAGGCTCGTCGGGCGCGCAAGCTCCACGTCACCTTCGTCGCGGTCTTCCTGGTGGTCGCCCACGTGGCGATGATCGTGGGAATGCTCGATCCGACCATCGCGGGATGGACCCCGCAACAGGCGATGCCGGGCGGCGACAGCATGCCCGGCATGTCGCACACCGCCCCCTGA
- a CDS encoding winged helix-turn-helix transcriptional regulator, which translates to MVDPAWLDEHEFVMWRSFFYMRRDLERALEAQLAEHGLSHADYTVLVVLSETEGTVMRVRDLGEQISWESSRLAHHLRRMEQRGLLVRSDALDDRRGTLVTLTPAGLAAIREAAPGHVDAVRRYFVDLLDANEIEMLASISQRVSAAVKGVPLVETRETAAAAAEG; encoded by the coding sequence ATGGTCGACCCCGCATGGCTCGATGAGCACGAGTTCGTGATGTGGCGCTCGTTCTTCTACATGCGCCGCGATCTCGAGCGCGCCCTCGAGGCCCAACTGGCCGAGCACGGCCTCTCTCATGCCGACTACACGGTCTTGGTCGTGTTGTCCGAGACCGAGGGCACCGTGATGCGGGTCCGCGACCTGGGCGAGCAGATCAGCTGGGAGAGCAGCCGACTGGCTCACCATCTGCGTCGCATGGAGCAGCGCGGCCTGTTGGTGCGCAGCGACGCGCTCGATGATCGCCGGGGCACCTTGGTCACCTTGACGCCTGCCGGCCTGGCCGCCATTCGCGAGGCCGCCCCGGGTCACGTGGACGCCGTGCGGCGTTACTTCGTGGACCTGCTCGACGCGAACGAGATCGAGATGCTCGCCTCGATCTCTCAGCGGGTGAGCGCGGCCGTCAAGGGCGTTCCCCTGGTGGAGACCCGCGAGACCGCCGCCGCAGCCGCCGAGGGCTGA
- a CDS encoding SBBP repeat-containing protein: MTGRRGALGFTRSAVFTAATALAGLLTVAAPASAATAGSGSAGSIGYDLPEAGVYLEGIGVDQRAGYVYVSATNRSGTIYRARIGSPQLSVWVGPREGDNGRGITVDGAGRVYVAGGPTGEVRVFDRTGALRAELATGVTGSFLNDVWIGPDGAAYVTDSSLPIIWRVVERRGVWRIENWLDVSTTVPYTPSLTDFDLGGIVSTPDRRYLLLAQGTTGALWRIDLHTKAVRQIQVAGEALVNADGLALRGHTLVVVQNFARKVTTLRLSEGWSAAQVRQVIATPADRTLTTADFARGELLAVDSQFGFAAPPAGDRVVAIPLR; encoded by the coding sequence ATGACGGGACGTCGTGGTGCGCTGGGATTCACCCGTTCGGCGGTATTCACCGCCGCCACGGCGCTGGCCGGGTTGCTCACGGTCGCCGCCCCGGCGTCTGCGGCGACGGCCGGCTCGGGCTCTGCCGGCTCGATCGGCTACGACCTGCCCGAGGCGGGCGTCTACCTCGAGGGCATCGGTGTCGATCAACGCGCCGGCTATGTCTACGTCAGTGCCACCAACCGCAGCGGCACGATCTACCGGGCCCGGATCGGCTCGCCTCAGCTGTCGGTGTGGGTCGGTCCCCGCGAGGGCGACAACGGCCGGGGCATCACCGTGGACGGCGCGGGCCGGGTGTACGTCGCCGGTGGACCCACGGGTGAGGTCCGGGTGTTCGACCGCACCGGAGCGCTCCGGGCCGAGCTGGCCACCGGCGTGACGGGCTCGTTCCTCAACGACGTGTGGATCGGGCCGGACGGCGCCGCGTACGTCACCGACTCGTCGTTGCCGATCATCTGGCGCGTGGTCGAGCGGCGCGGCGTCTGGAGGATCGAGAACTGGCTCGACGTCTCGACCACGGTGCCCTACACCCCATCGCTCACCGACTTCGACCTCGGTGGCATCGTGAGCACTCCCGATCGTCGCTACCTGCTGCTGGCGCAGGGTACGACCGGCGCTCTGTGGCGAATCGACCTGCACACCAAGGCGGTTCGGCAGATCCAGGTGGCCGGGGAGGCATTGGTCAACGCCGACGGTCTGGCGCTGCGCGGCCACACCCTCGTGGTGGTTCAGAACTTCGCGCGCAAGGTCACCACGCTGCGGCTGTCCGAGGGCTGGAGCGCGGCGCAGGTCCGTCAGGTGATCGCCACCCCGGCCGACCGCACGCTCACCACGGCCGACTTCGCCCGCGGTGAGTTGCTGGCGGTCGACTCCCAATTCGGCTTCGCGGCCCCACCGGCCGGCGACCGGGTGGTCGCGATCCCGCTGCGATGA
- a CDS encoding ankyrin repeat domain-containing protein, which translates to MVAVLAILLVALSGCAEPEKPDEALLLAAAHGDVEGVRAALSRGARLDQAVDRNNSTALAKAAYQNRVEAARVLVAAGADVNRKDDSEQSPFLIATSEVGDDPRLLELFLAHGGDVTATDSYNGTGAIRAAHRGYAQIVDRLVVAGVDVNHVNRLGWTALLEAVILGDGEEAHREVVRRLLRAGADRSIRDPQGRTALDIAVAREHDEMVTLLESPAP; encoded by the coding sequence GTGGTCGCGGTCCTGGCGATCCTCCTGGTGGCGCTGAGCGGGTGCGCCGAGCCCGAGAAGCCGGACGAGGCGTTGCTGCTGGCGGCCGCTCACGGCGACGTCGAGGGTGTGCGGGCCGCCCTGTCCCGCGGTGCCCGGCTGGATCAGGCGGTGGATCGCAACAACTCCACGGCGCTGGCCAAGGCGGCCTACCAGAATCGGGTCGAGGCAGCGCGGGTGCTCGTGGCGGCGGGTGCCGATGTGAACCGCAAGGACGACAGCGAGCAGAGCCCGTTCCTGATCGCCACCTCCGAGGTCGGGGACGACCCGCGTCTGCTCGAGCTCTTCCTGGCGCACGGTGGTGACGTGACGGCGACCGATTCCTACAACGGCACCGGGGCGATCCGGGCCGCGCACCGGGGGTACGCACAGATCGTGGATCGCCTCGTCGTCGCCGGGGTCGACGTGAATCACGTCAACCGCCTCGGCTGGACGGCGCTGCTGGAGGCGGTCATCCTCGGCGACGGCGAGGAGGCGCACCGCGAGGTGGTACGCCGCTTGCTCAGGGCCGGGGCCGACCGGTCGATCCGGGACCCGCAGGGTCGCACGGCCCTCGACATCGCCGTCGCGCGGGAACACGATGAGATGGTGACCCTGCTCGAGTCCCCGGCTCCCTGA